Genomic window (uncultured Hyphomonas sp.):
CATCAAGGATGGCCACGTGTCCCGCGGCTGGCTGGGCGTTCAGATCCAGGACCTGACCGAGGATATGGCCGAAGCCCAGGGCATGCCGAACAATGACGGCTCCATCATTGCCGACGTCACCGAAGACAGCCCGGCAGACAAGGGCGGCCTTCAGCGCGGCGACATCATCCTGTCCGTGAACGGGCAGAAGGTGAGCGATGCGACCTCGACCACCCGACTCGTCGGGCGGCTGATCGCCAACACGTCGAACAAGTTCGACATCATGCGCGGCGGCAAGCGGCAGACTATCGATGTCGTGGTCGGCGAACGCGGTGACAGCCTGAATGCCCGCCGCCTTCCGGCCTCGGCCCTGTCAAACGACTCCGGCGACACAGGCGATGAAGCCACCATGTCGTCCCTCGGCGTGACGTTCGTGCCGCTGGATGACGAGATGCGCCAGCGCCTGGGCCTCGATGCAGACGAAGCCGGCCTCGTGATTTCCGAGGTCGAGCGCGGCGGCGCCATCGAAGAAGCCGGTCTCCAGCGTGGCATGGTCATCCTGGAAGCCAATAATGAACCGGTCTCCAGCGTCGACGTTCTGAAGAAAGCGATCGATGCCGCGAAGAAGGCGAACCGGACGAAAGTTCTGATCGCCGTGCGTGTCGGCCAGATCACGACCTACCGCACCATCGACATCAGCGAAGACTAAGTGAGGCGCATATGCTAGACACAGTTCAGGAGGATCCCATGCGTGTGCTGGTGATCGAAGACGACGCAGAAATGGCTGGCTTCATCGAGAAGGTCCTCGTTGAGGCCGGGCACTCGGTGGACAAGGCAGACGATGGCGAACGCGGCCTTGCCAAGGCCCGCTCCGAAGAGTTCGACGCGATGGTCGTCGACCGCATGCTGCCTGAGAAGGACGGCTTGACCCTGCTGAAGGAATTCCGCGATGCGGGCGGCACAACGCCTGCGCTGTTCCTGTCCGCCCTGGGCGATGTCCAGAACAAGGTGCAGGGCCTGAAGGCTGGTGCCGAAGACTATCTTGCCAAGCCTTTTGCTCCGGCGGAACTGGCCGCGCGTGTCGAGGCTCTCGGCCGCCGTACACCTGGACAGGAACCGCCTGTCACGGTGCTCAAGGCTGGCGATCTCGAAATGAACCTGCTGACCCGCAAGGTCACCCGGGCCGGGCAGAAGATTGACCTGCAGCCGCGCGAATTCCGCCTGCTGGAATATCTGATGCGCCATGCCGGACAGGTCGTGACGCGTACCATGCTGCTGGAAAAAGTGTGGGACTATAATTTCGATCCGCAGACCAATGTGATCGACGTTCACGTCTCGCGCCTGCGCGCCAAGATCGACAAGGAATTCGACGAGCCTCTGCTGCACACGGTCCGCGGGGCCGGATACAGGCTGCAGGGCTAGACGGACGGGCAGGGCGCTGGCACTAGCGAGCCATGAAATTCGCCCTCCCGACTTTCCTGCGAACGACGACCTTCAAACTGGCGCTGCTCTACAGCGCCATGTTTGCGGCGTTTTCGGCGGCGCTGCTGGTCTATCTCTATTATTCGACAGTCTATTACATCCGCGCCGAATCCGACCGGCGGATGGACCTCGAATTCGAGCAATTGGGCAATGCCTACTTCACCGGAGGCATGGAGCGCCTCAGTGAGTCGGTGTTCGAGCGGATGACCCGCAACGGGTCGACCTTTTTCTACTATCTCGAAGACTCTTCGGGCCGCCGCATCGCCGGCCACTTCCAGCGCATGCCGGCGCACAATCCGGACCTGGACGTCCAGACCGTCTATTTCGAAGTCACCTTGACGGAGCCCGACGGGTCTGAAGTCGTCCGCCCTGTAGCAGGCCGCATTGTGCGCCTGCGTGACAATGGCGGGGCGCTGCTTGTCGCCTTCGATACGGCGCAGCAGACAGCGATTGTCGGGCGGATCCAGAATGCCATCTTTATTGCAGCTCCCATCGGACTGGTGCTGTCCCTTCTGGGAGGTCTGCTGATTTCCCGCGGCGCGGCGCGGCGAGCGGATGAGCTGGCGCGGACCGCTGAAATGGTCATGGGCGGCGAGCTTGGCAGGCGCGTGCCGGTGCGCGGATCCGGGGATGAGTTCGACCGGCTGGGCCAGCGCATGAATGCCATGCTCGACCAGATCGAGAAGCTGGTGGAATCCACCCGCAACACCGGCAATGCCATCGCGCACGACCTGCGCTCGCCGCTGTCCCGCCTGCGTAACCGGCTGGAGATTGCCCTCTCCGAGCCGATGTCACGCGAGAGTGCTGAGGCGACGCTGGGCGAGACGGTCGAGGAAGTGGACCGGGTGCTCGGCACGTTCAACGCCATCCTGCGCCTCGCCCGGCTGGAGGCCGGCGCCGAGGGCGAGCGCGTGCGGATGGATGTCAGCGAACTGGCGGAGGAACTCGCCGAATTGTTCGAACCGGCCTGCGACGAAGCCGAGCAGAGTTTCCGGAGCCAGATTGCGAAACATCTCATGGTGCTTGGAGACCGGGACCTGATCGGCCAGGCGCTGTCGAACCTGCTCGACAATGCGATCAAATACACGCCCGCCGGAGGAACGATCCAGTTCACCGTGGCGCGCGGACCGGAAGGCACGGTCGATCTGACGGTGATTGATACGGGGCCGGGTGTGCCTCCGGATGCCCGCAAACGCGTTGTGCAACGGTTCCAGCGGATGGACTCTGCGCGCACCCAGCCTGGCAGCGGGCTGGGCCTCGCGCTTGTTGTGTCGGTTGCGGAAATGCACGGCGGGGAGCTTATTCTTTCGGATGGCAATGGCCCGGCGGGGTCGCCCGGCCTGAAGGCGACGCTGAGACTGCCGAGGGCCTAGGGCATGCTGAATGTAAGACCGATTGCGGAAACGCCGGAAGCGGCTCTGGCGCTCGCCATTGACCGGGCGCCCTATCTCAGGCGGCTTGCGGGGCGGGACCTGGAAGACGCAGACTGGCGTGAAGCCCTCGAAACGGTGCGTATGCTGCCGAAACTTGGCGAGCGGCCGATGGAAGAGGCGATGCGCATCCTGCGCCGCGCCAAGCAGGCAACACATCTCTCGCTCGCCGGGGACGACCTGTCCGGCAAGCTGGATGTGATGGACGTCACACTGGTGTTGACGGAACTTGCCTGCGAATGCGTCGACACGGCACTTAAAGTAGCCCTCGCGCATTACGGCCTGACAGGCGACGGTATCTTCGCCATCGCGCTCGGCAAGATGGGCGCGTTTGAACTCAACTATTCCAGCGATATCGACTTCTGCCTCTTCTACGATCCGGACGTGTTCGATGGCGGGGAGCGCTCTCCCGGTGAGGCGGCCCAGCGCGTCGCGCGTGATATCGTGCGGATGTTCGATGACATCACCGAAGACGGCTATGTCTTCCGGACCGATCTGCGCTTGCGGCCGGATCCGTCCTCGACGCCTCTGGCCGTGTCCACGGCCATGGCGGAAGTCTATTATGAGAGCGTCGGCCAGAACTGGGAACGGATGGTCTGGATCAAGGCGCGGCCGGCTGCCGGAGACCTCGCCGCCGCCAAACGTTTCCTGAAGGGGATGGAGCCCTATGTCTGGCGCCGGAACCTCGATT
Coding sequences:
- a CDS encoding response regulator transcription factor, which produces MLDTVQEDPMRVLVIEDDAEMAGFIEKVLVEAGHSVDKADDGERGLAKARSEEFDAMVVDRMLPEKDGLTLLKEFRDAGGTTPALFLSALGDVQNKVQGLKAGAEDYLAKPFAPAELAARVEALGRRTPGQEPPVTVLKAGDLEMNLLTRKVTRAGQKIDLQPREFRLLEYLMRHAGQVVTRTMLLEKVWDYNFDPQTNVIDVHVSRLRAKIDKEFDEPLLHTVRGAGYRLQG
- a CDS encoding ATP-binding protein; this encodes MKFALPTFLRTTTFKLALLYSAMFAAFSAALLVYLYYSTVYYIRAESDRRMDLEFEQLGNAYFTGGMERLSESVFERMTRNGSTFFYYLEDSSGRRIAGHFQRMPAHNPDLDVQTVYFEVTLTEPDGSEVVRPVAGRIVRLRDNGGALLVAFDTAQQTAIVGRIQNAIFIAAPIGLVLSLLGGLLISRGAARRADELARTAEMVMGGELGRRVPVRGSGDEFDRLGQRMNAMLDQIEKLVESTRNTGNAIAHDLRSPLSRLRNRLEIALSEPMSRESAEATLGETVEEVDRVLGTFNAILRLARLEAGAEGERVRMDVSELAEELAELFEPACDEAEQSFRSQIAKHLMVLGDRDLIGQALSNLLDNAIKYTPAGGTIQFTVARGPEGTVDLTVIDTGPGVPPDARKRVVQRFQRMDSARTQPGSGLGLALVVSVAEMHGGELILSDGNGPAGSPGLKATLRLPRA